From the genome of Medicago truncatula cultivar Jemalong A17 chromosome 2, MtrunA17r5.0-ANR, whole genome shotgun sequence:
TTGCTTGATTAACTGGAACTTGATTATTTTAACCAATGATGTGCAGATGGTGAAACAAAGTATGTGTTGCACAAAGTGGACTTAGTAGATGATGTTAACTTGGCTTACCACTACAGCATAGTTGGTGGTTTTGGGCTTCCAGACACAATAGAGAAGATTTCATTTGAGGCTAAATTATCTGCAGGACCAAATGGAGGAACCATTGCAAAGCTTAGTGTGAAATACTTCACCAAAGGTGATGTTGCACCAAGTGAAGAGGAACTCAAGAATGGCAAAGCTAGGGGTGATGGTCTTTTCAAAGCTCTTGAAGGTTATGTTTTGGCAAATCCTGATTACTAAAGCATATAGCTAATTGCTTACTTGCTTTATACATGGCGTGTTGTAATGCATTTTATTGTATCAAGTGTGCTTGATTTGGTTGCCAATGTAattctctcattttttttcgttttatttctctctatttctttccttttgttGTGGAAGTGTGAGTGTGAGATTGTAAGTTGTGTGTGTACCTTGCTTCagtaaattataataatatatatttcttttttatatggTCCCCTTTTgaatatttcatttcaataaATGGATTCGAAAGACCAATCTAAAACTCAACAGTTCTCTtcctttaataaatatatttctctTCCTTTAATAAAGTATACTGAATTTATTAATAGTGATATTTCTTAAACTTGTTAATATTGCAAAAACTAATATCGTAAAAATGCTATCTtatgagaaataaaataatgtgtCCTCTACTTAGAATATTGAGATAAATGAATTTGTTGAAGAACTTGATAAAGATGAATCTTCTATATTGAGACAACATTGTTCCTTTTGTTggtcaaatatttttcttagcaAGGAAGAAACATTTGTCTTCTATAAGAGATATGCAAATCAGCATTGTTTCTCAATTTCGAAAAGGCAGATTCATCATATTGGATAATagataggctctgataccatattactTTCACAGAGGAGAGAATGTGATTGTGCTGAATCActagaaaatattattattgaattgTGTTTGTAATACAAAGAAGGTTTTAACTATATAGAAACCTGATCATATATAAAGCTTAACAGACTTAGGTAAAGGTTCAACATGAACAATTAAGCCCAATAAAGATAAATGGACTAAAGCTTAACAGACTTAAATCATGGGTCGGGAGATGATtttgaacacttttttttttcttctgaaagaAGGAGGGCTTTCAGTTAGACAATTGATGCATGTCATAGAACTAGAGAAAAATGTGAAGCATGTGTATCTTCGATTTATTGAAAAGGACATTCATAATCTTTTTCGAAAGCTGGgaaaaaagttgaaggaaatgaTGGTATGCATCGTCTCGAATACTGTGAGGATGCAAAATGAGTTGCTCTAAACTTTAGTATGCATATACCGATGAAAATTTTCCCATTTTAGATcaattttgtcttatatattattatttgtacaaccaattttgCCATATTCTAATTTATACCCTACTTTAAAAACATGATCGATATTGTTTTCCTTATTCctttatgattaatttttttttgttaccttCTCGTATTTTCCTTGTTGCCATTACaatcaaattttaatgttaCTAATCAGGGCCGACCCAACATGTCAAGAGGCCTAAAGCAAATTTTATGATTAGGTCttttggaattaaaaaaaataacacaatgcTTATTAAAAGCATAATAAATCAAGTTCTTTTGAATTCAATATTTGAACTTAAGACCAAAAGGATTTGAGGCGTTAAAATTGACCAGATAAACTAgataaatattgattattagtatgtcatattatatatttatagttaaattgacttattttgagagctttttttaacctaaaatttTGAGGCCTAAAGCCCTTGCTTGGGTGGCTTGACCCTTAGGTCGGCCCTGTTACTAATTAAAACTGAACTACAATTTTGTTATcgtaaatatatttattttttataaataaattaaataacaataattattagATACTAATCAACAAAAGTAAAGAGTCAGAGTTCGAACCCATTACAACAATTGATTTAACAATTTCAAAAAAGTTATCAGTGAATTATAAATTATAGACAACATGTGggtatataataaaaaagtcgagttttttttttttatgaaagtaaaaaaaaaatatttaaatttgctttcggaaaaaaaaaataacagtttttttagaaatataaattccATAGATTTTTATTCGttccaaatatataaaagataggTGACTTGGtacaatttaaaaagaaattacattAATACTTTATTAGTAATATTCATCCAAGTTTCAAGTAAAGTTTTAGAACCATCCTATCTATTGAtatttgttaatattaaatCAAAGACTCATGTTAAATTGACTTAAGATGGGAAAAGATCACAATTTCCCATGTTAAACATCACCATACAGTTGATAAATAAAGAAGGTTGAGGCATATTTTTTGGTCACCTTCTTCTTGTTTTGATTGGTATAAAAAATATGGTGATGTTGTGTTTGATACTACATACAAGGTTAATTAATT
Proteins encoded in this window:
- the LOC11413927 gene encoding class-10 pathogenesis-related protein 1-like, translated to MGVFNFEDETTSIVAPATLYKALVTDADTLTPKVIDAIKSIDIVEGNGGAGTIKKLTFVEDGETKYVLHKVDLVDDVNLAYHYSIVGGFGLPDTIEKISFEAKLSAGPNGGTIAKLSVKYFTKGDVAPSEEELKNGKARGDGLFKALEGYVLANPDY